The proteins below come from a single Salinilacihabitans rarus genomic window:
- a CDS encoding DUF1328 family protein, giving the protein MLELATPLQFGGGGFLYWAIVFFVLALVAAAVGARGVAGISMEIARIFVLIFIVLAIVALLL; this is encoded by the coding sequence ATGCTCGAACTCGCGACCCCGCTTCAGTTCGGCGGTGGCGGCTTCCTGTACTGGGCGATCGTCTTCTTCGTCCTCGCGCTCGTCGCCGCCGCCGTCGGCGCCCGCGGCGTCGCCGGTATCTCGATGGAGATCGCGCGCATCTTCGTGCTGATCTTCATCGTCCTCGCGATCGTCGCGCTGCTGTTGTAG